Sequence from the Neptunomonas japonica JAMM 1380 genome:
CCTCAACCATGATGCAAAGGCTACCAAAGGCAAAGACTTCTAATTCTACTGGGCTATGCTGAGCCAAATGTTCAACTTGAGCTAATGACAGCACTCGCGGTAATACAGCGCGCTTAATACCAAACTGCTGTTGGTAATAAGCCAGTGCCTCATAATTAGTCGCTGAACCTTGAACAGAGAGATGCAGATTAAGAGCCGAGTGCGTATCTGAAGCGTAACCTAGCACCCCCATATCGGCGGCTATTAAGGCATCAACGCCCATATCAGCGGCTAGATCAACTGCGCCCTGCCAGGCTTTCCAACCAGAAGGCTGCGGGTAAGTATTAACCGCACACAGCACTTTAACACCATGACTGCGGGCATAATCGATACCTTTCTCAGCCTTACGGCGGTCAAAATTAAGGCCCGCAAAATGGCGAGCATTAGTCGCATCTTTAAAACCGAAATAGACAGCACTGGCGCCATTATCGACTGCCGCTTTTAAGGCAGGATAACTTCCCGCAGGACAAACCAACTCCACGATAGCATCTCCAACATGTTTCAGAGACGCTAGCCTAACAATGGCAATAGGAGATGTACTTGATAGTCATCAAGCTGAAAAAGAGAGGAGCTACAGGCAATAAGCCTTATTTATTCAAACGCTTTGATGCTCAGAACCTATGTATTCGCTGGACTGCATTTCAACCAAACGGCTATGCGTGCGCTTAAATTCAAAGCTAAGTGACCCACCGCTATAGAGGTATTCCAACGGCACATCTGCAGATAGATACAGATTTACTCGACGATCATAAAGCTCATCTACAAGGCTAATAAAACGTCTAGCGGGATCATCTTGGCGAGCATAAGAGAGCTTCCGCTCACCGGTTTCGGTTGTCTCAAAGCTTCCATCTTCAGTACCACGCGCCTTAATCCAACCACGACACTCTCCTCCTAAAAGAGGAATATCACTCACCAAAATACTACTAAAACGACTCGCCAACTCGATGTAATCCAGCTGTGAACGTGGGCCATTACAGAGCGCATCAAAGTTAAACCACACAACATGAGAGCTTAACGCGATCACATCTATCGGCCTCTTACATACTAATAGTAGCTGTGAAGATTGAGCACCTTCCGGACAACGCTCTTGAGTAATCGGTGATGCAGCTACTTGTTTTGCTAGCGGCAGAGCTAATTGCTGGAACAAGGTTTTAAATTGAGCATCTGATGACAAAAAATAGGTCTGCTGGTGCTGTAAATGGCGAAGACGATGATCTTCCTCTCCATTTAAGTGAATCGCTTGAGTATGCTTTAGCAACAATTGAATGGCAGGCTCAAATCGTTGCCGCTGCAAACCATTCCAGTACAAACGCTCGATAGGAATATTTGATGTAGTAACTAAGGTTAATCCGTTTTCAAAAAGGGCTGTAAACAACCGCCCAAGGATCATTGCATCTCCAATATCGGAGACAAAAAATTCATCAAAGCAGAGTACTTTGCATTCTTTCGCTAAACGCTTAGCGATTAACTTTAAAGGATCAGCATGCCCTGACTCGGCATTTAGCTCTTTATGTATACGTGCCATAAAACGGTGAAAGTGCAAACGTAATTTACGTTCATCAGGCAAGCTTTCATAAAAAATATCCATCAAAAAAGTCTTACCACGGCCTACATCCCCCCAAAGATACAGCCCTTTAATAGGCGCTTTTGGAGAGTACAGTTTTCCTTTCCAAGCGGATGCTGGCTGCTGTAGCTGTCTATAAAGAAGATCTAACTGTTCAATGGCTTGCTGTTGCGCTACGTCAGCTACATAACCTTGCTGTTCGAGTTGCTTATGATAGCGATCAAGAGGTGATAGCATCTGGGGTGATGTCCGTTTATCAGAGAACGCTATGGTAATAGATTTTCAAAAGAAAAGAAGCCTGCCAATGCTTGTGGCAGGCTTTACTTAAAACCTTATTTAGAGGCTGCCTCATAGCCAAACAGTGCTTTGGTTTCGAGGAACTCTTCTAAGCCATAAGCCCCCCACTCACGACCAATACCCGACTGCTTATAACCGCCAAAGGGCGCTTTAGAGTCAGCCGTTGCGCCATTAATATGCACCATTCCTGTTCGTAAGCGAGCAGCAACGGAGCGAGCTCTGGCTGCATCTGCAGACCAAACACTACCTGATAAACCATATGGTGAATCATTAGCGATAGCGACAGCTTCATCCTCATCTTGATAAGCAATAATACTCAAAACTGGCCCAAACACCTCTTCACGAGCAATCGTCATATCATTGGTTACATGAGAAAAAATAGTCGGTTTTACATAATAACCACGCTCTAAACCTTCTGGCTTACCTACGCCACCGCATACTAGCTGCGCACCCTCAGCAACACCTTTACCAATCAAGTCTTGAATCTTGCCCCATTGAATATCGCTTACAACAGGGCCTATTGTTGTTGCGCTATCGTTTGGATCACCAGCAATGATTGATGCCCCCGTACGGCGGGCAATCTCTATAGTTTCATCCAGCTTATCCGCTGGAACTAGCATACGTGTTAAGGCATTACAGGACTGCCCGCTGTTACTCATAACGCTTTTTACACCACGGCTAACGGCTTTATCTAAATCAGCATCATCAAGAATAATATTGGCTGACTTGCCACCTAGCTCTAACGATACTCGCTTAACTGTTTCGGCTGCTGCTTTTGATACCAAGGTACCGGCTCGTGTTGAACCCGTAAAAGAGACCATATCGACATCAGCGTGATGAGTGAGAGCTGTTCCCACACCGACGCCATCACCATCGACTAGGTTAAAAACGCCCGCAGGCACACCTGCTTCATTCATAATATCTGCAAAAATATGAGCCGATAGTGGGGCGACTTCGCTCGGCTTTAACACCATTGTGCACCCTGTTGCTAATGCAGGTGCAACTTTACAAGCGATCTGGTTTAACGGCCAATTCCACGGCGTGATTAATGCACACACACCAATAGGCTCTTTGACTACATTGGTAGTGCCAACCATTTCGCTGAATTGATAATCTTTAAGCACTTTCAAAGCAACAAAGAAGTGCCCTAATCCAGCAGCCACTTGCGCTTTGCGCGCTAATTGATCTGGAGCACCCATTTCACTGGTAATCGCTTCAGCCAATGCATCACTATGCTTTTTATACACAGTGATAATATTCTCTAATAGCGCGATGCGTTCTTCTCGGCTGGTCTGGCTATAGTCGGGAAAGGCTTTGTGAGCAGCAGCGACCGCGATATCTACATCATCGTGATTACCTAGCCTAATATTCGCAATAGCTTCTTCTGTCGCGGGGTTAATAACCGATAACGTTGCTTGGCCCTGCGGCTCAAGCCATTGACCATCAATGTAGAATTTCTGTAAATCACGCATACAA
This genomic interval carries:
- the ubiU gene encoding ubiquinone anaerobic biosynthesis protein UbiU — its product is MELVCPAGSYPALKAAVDNGASAVYFGFKDATNARHFAGLNFDRRKAEKGIDYARSHGVKVLCAVNTYPQPSGWKAWQGAVDLAADMGVDALIAADMGVLGYASDTHSALNLHLSVQGSATNYEALAYYQQQFGIKRAVLPRVLSLAQVEHLAQHSPVELEVFAFGSLCIMVEGRCYLSSYLTDESPNTCGACSPAKAVRWQETASGLESRLNDVLIDRYRKDEKAGYPTLCKGRFEVEGAIYHAMEEPTSLNTLNLIPELKRMGIKALKIEGRQRSPAYVAKVVRIWREALDTAARNPDHFDINPEWNSGLLELSEGSTTTIGAYHRSWQ
- the zapE gene encoding cell division protein ZapE → MLSPLDRYHKQLEQQGYVADVAQQQAIEQLDLLYRQLQQPASAWKGKLYSPKAPIKGLYLWGDVGRGKTFLMDIFYESLPDERKLRLHFHRFMARIHKELNAESGHADPLKLIAKRLAKECKVLCFDEFFVSDIGDAMILGRLFTALFENGLTLVTTSNIPIERLYWNGLQRQRFEPAIQLLLKHTQAIHLNGEEDHRLRHLQHQQTYFLSSDAQFKTLFQQLALPLAKQVAASPITQERCPEGAQSSQLLLVCKRPIDVIALSSHVVWFNFDALCNGPRSQLDYIELASRFSSILVSDIPLLGGECRGWIKARGTEDGSFETTETGERKLSYARQDDPARRFISLVDELYDRRVNLYLSADVPLEYLYSGGSLSFEFKRTHSRLVEMQSSEYIGSEHQSV
- a CDS encoding aldehyde dehydrogenase family protein; the encoded protein is MRDLQKFYIDGQWLEPQGQATLSVINPATEEAIANIRLGNHDDVDIAVAAAHKAFPDYSQTSREERIALLENIITVYKKHSDALAEAITSEMGAPDQLARKAQVAAGLGHFFVALKVLKDYQFSEMVGTTNVVKEPIGVCALITPWNWPLNQIACKVAPALATGCTMVLKPSEVAPLSAHIFADIMNEAGVPAGVFNLVDGDGVGVGTALTHHADVDMVSFTGSTRAGTLVSKAAAETVKRVSLELGGKSANIILDDADLDKAVSRGVKSVMSNSGQSCNALTRMLVPADKLDETIEIARRTGASIIAGDPNDSATTIGPVVSDIQWGKIQDLIGKGVAEGAQLVCGGVGKPEGLERGYYVKPTIFSHVTNDMTIAREEVFGPVLSIIAYQDEDEAVAIANDSPYGLSGSVWSADAARARSVAARLRTGMVHINGATADSKAPFGGYKQSGIGREWGAYGLEEFLETKALFGYEAASK